The Oncorhynchus tshawytscha isolate Ot180627B linkage group LG27, Otsh_v2.0, whole genome shotgun sequence genome includes the window tgcgtggccacgcacgcctccaactcaatcatcaagtttgcggatgacacaacagtggtaggcttgattaccaacaacgacgagacggcctacagggaggaggtgagggccctcggagtgtggtgtcaggaaaataacctcacactcaacgtcaacaaaactaaggagatgattgtggacttcaggaaatagcagagggaacacccccatccacatcgatggaacagtagtggagagggtagcaagttttaagttcctcggcatacacatcacagacaaactgaattggtccactcacacagacagcatcgtgaggaaggcgcagcagcgcctcttcaacctcaggaggctgaagaaattcggcttgtcaccaaaagcactcacaaacttctacagatgcacaatcgagagcatcctggcgggctgtatcaccgcctggtatggcaactgcaccgccctcaaccgtaaggctctccagagggtagtgaggtctgcacaacgcatcaccgggggcaaactacctgccctccaggacacctacaccacccgatgctacaggaaggccataaagatcatcaaggacatcaaccacccgagccactgcctgttcaccccgctgtcatccagaaggcgaggtcagtacaggtgcatcaaagctgggaccgagagactgaaaaacagcttctatctcaaggccatcagactgttaaacagccaccactaacattgagtggctgctgccaacacactgtcaatgacactgactcaactccagccactttaataatgggaattgatgggaaatgatgtaaatatatcactagccactttaaacaatgctaccttatataatgttacttaccctacattattcatctcatatgcatgcgtagatactgtactctatatcatcgactgcatccttatgtaatacatgtatcactagccactttaactatgccacttggtttacatactcatctcatatgtatatactgtactcgatatcatctactgtatcttgcctatgctgctctgtaccatcactcattcatatatccttatgtacatattctttatccccttacactgtgtataagacagtagtttttttttggaattgttagttagattacttgttcgttattactgcattgtcggaactagaagcacaagcatttcgctacactcgcattaacatctgctaaccatgtgtatgtgacaaataaaatttgatttgatttgacgtacTGTAGACATACGGTTGACATACTGTAGACGTACTGTAGACATAAGGTTGACATACTGTAGACGTACTGTAGACATACGGTTGACATACTGTAGACATACTGTTGACGTACTGTTGACGTactgtagacatactgtagacgtaCTGTAGACGTACTGTAGACATACGGTTGACATAcggtagacatactgtagacgtaCTGTAGACATACTGTTGACATACTGTTGACGTACTGCAGACGTACTGTAGACGTACTGTTGACATACGGTTGACATACTGTAGACATACGGTTGACATACTGTAGACGTACTGTAGACGTACTGTAGACGTCCTGTAGACATACTGTTGACATACTGTTGACATTGTATGCTATTGTCCAGTAGGCTACAGAGATCTGTTTCGTGTCTTACTGAAATCAGATACGTCCATCCTGTTGGCGGCACTTATCAGATTGAAATGACATTAGTATTGACTACCGTCTCACCTAAATGAATGAATGCTACAGTGTGATTGAGTGGCTTGTAGACTACTACAGGAATGTCAGTGCCTCTAGAAAACCATTGAGGAAAAGTAGTGTTTTTTTCTATTTGGTTCATTGTACTACACACGTTACTAACTGCCCCTCGCCCCCCAGCCTCAGCAAGAGCCTTCCTCTCATCCCCACCCACTCTCATTCCCAACTCTCCCTCTGCCCTCACTAGCCAATCAGGAGCTTGTTCCCATGGCAACAAGTCAGCTCTGCAGTGTCATTAAGTtcttggcagagagagagagagagaggaacattttGAGTTCAAGGCCAGTGAATACAATGGCAGGATGGGTGATGGTATCAGAGAGagtccttctgtgtgtgtgtgtgtgtttgcagacaGTTGGTTCCTTTAGAGAGCAGTGGTGTGGGTgggaggtacagtacagtacgccTGCAGGGATGGAGCCACATACTCACACTCCCAGACCAGGCAGAGCGCTTGACTCTATGCCAGCAGTGGTtgctgtgtctctatctctgcttCTATTAGAGTGGTTTTGTATACCTGCTATCCCAATCTCATACTCAGTAGTGGCTCAATGACTACTTTAGATCAGCCATTACGGGAAAGGTTTTCTAATCTTTTGAAGGAGACTAATTGTGAAGGAGAGGCCTTCACCTGGGCTTGAGACTTATACTCAGTGGCCACCCCGTTCatgaaaatggttcgctcctacagacagtgagtcgcaTGGCCGtccttgctatataaagcaggcagacaggcatcaagtcattcagttactgttcaattGAAAGTTAGAATGAGCAAAATGAGAGACCTAAGCTACTTTGAGTGGTATGATCGCCGGTGCCAGGCATGCCAGTTCCAGGCGTGccagttccagtatctcagagaCGTCCGACCTCCTGGGCTTTTAaggcacgacagtgtctagggtttactgagaatggtgcgaaaaacaaaaaacatccagtcagcgtcAGTGCTGTGGGCGAAatcagctcgttgatgagaggtcgaaggagaatggctaGCTAACAGATGggtcacaaacaggcaaataacagctgagtacaacagtggtgtgcagaacagaCAACTGcggagtggaaaaacatttccTGTGCCGATGAATCCCAGTTCCTGTGACGTTATGCTGAtgacagagtcaggatttggtgtaAGCAGTGTCCATGGCCGCATAGTGtctggtgtcaacagtacaggctggtggcggtggtgtaatggtgtggggaatgttttcctggcacacgttaggtcccttgataccaattgagcaacgtttccatgCCCCGAAGAATCCGGGCTGTTCTGGAGGGCAAAGGGTGGTCCGACGggtgggtgtacctaataaacagaCCACTGAGTGTATAACTGTCCAAGCATGTAGCCTAATATGCTTGTCTTTGTATTGCTGTTTATTTGCCATTCAATTCAAACATTCCATAGCGTGTCCTGATTACTGGCTGCACACACCCCAACTGCTAATTGTCTTGTTAATTGTTACCGTGTTTAATTGTTACTGTGCTTTCTAACCATGTGTAATAAGTGTTTGGGTAGTTCTCCAACCAAGGGGATGTTTTTACTGCCAATAGTTTTATTTGCTCTGCAGTTTTAAAAGTCATTGTTTTAAACATTTTATGTTGTTACACTCGGCCAGCTCTTTCACACCAATGAAGGATGGGGCTCAGATGGTTGCAGGCAAGGTAGATGTTTTACTCAGAATGAGCATTAGTGTTGTAGCTGGATGTCCTCCTCATCTGTGTTGAGGTCTCGTGTGTGTGGTCCTCCTCTTCCACACTTTGACATCCACTGCTTAATTTTgcattttaaattgaacctttatttaactaggcaagtaactttaagaacacatttttatttacaatgacggcctacaccggccagacgacgctgggccaattgtttcgccgccctatgggactcccaatcacggccggttgggaTACAGGTTTATTCTTAGCCAGCCCAATGCATTCTCGCTGCATGTTGTTCCTTCCAAGCTGTTCCCACTGTGGGGCAACATAAGGTTGGATGTATTTATAAACTCCCTGCACAGAAGACCCCTCCATTGTCAGAGCGGTAGCTAAAGTAGAGTGGAATAGAGTAGAGTGGAATAGAGTAGAGTGGAATAGAGTAGAGTGGAATAGAGTAGAGTGGAATAGAGTAGAGTGGAATAGAGTAGAGTGGAATAGAGTAGAgtggaatagagtagagtagagtggaataggatagagtagagtggaataggatagagtagagtggaataggatagagtagagtggaatagagtggaatagagtggagtagagtggaaTAGAGTAGAGTGGAATAGAGTAGAGTGGAATAGAGTAGAGTGGAATAGAGTAGAGTGGAATAGAGTGGATTGGAATAGAGTGGAGTGGAATAGAGTGgagtggaatagaatggagtgGAATAGGATAGAGTAGAGTGGAATAGGATAGTGGAATAGATTAGAGTGGAATAGGAATAGTAGAGTGGAATTGGAATAGAGTAGAGTCAATAGATTAGAGTGGAATAGATTAGAGTGGAATAGAGTGGATTGGAATAGAGTGGAGTGGAATAGAAATAGAATGGAGTGGAATAGAGTGGAATAGAGTGGATTTCAAATAGAGTAGAGTGGAATAGAGAGTGGAATAGAGTAGAGTGGAATAGAGTGGAATTGGATTTCAAATAGAGTAGAGTGGAATAGAGCAGAGTGGAATAGAGCAGAGTGGAATAGAGTGGATTTCAAATAGAGTAGAGTGGAATAGAGTGGTGGAATAGAGTGGTGGAATAGAGTAGgtggaatagagtgggaatagagtggaaATAGAGTGGAGTGGAATAGAGTGTGAAATAGTGGAATAGAGTAGAGGAATAGAGTGGAATAGATTGGAGTGGAATAGATTGGAGTGAAATAGATTAGGTGGAATAGAGTGAAATAGAGTAGAGTGGAATAGATTAGAGTGGAATAGATTAGAGTGGAATAGATTAGAGTGGAATAGAGTAAAGTGGAATAGAGTGGATTGGAATAGAGTGGAGTGGAATAGagtggaatggaatagaatggagtggAATAGAGTGGAGTGGAATAGATTAGAGTGGAATAGAGTAGAGTGGAATAGAGTGGATTTCAAATAGAGTAGAGTGGAATAGAGTGGAGTGGAATAGAGTGGAGTGGAATAGAGTAGAGTGGAATAGAGTAGAGTGGAATAGAGTAGAGTGGAATAGAGTAGAGTGGAATAGAGTGGATTTCAAATAGAGTAGAGTGGAATAGAGTAGAGTGGAATAGAGCAGAgtggaatagaatagagtagagtggaaTAGAGTAGAGTGGAATAGAGTAGAGTGGAATAGAGTAGAGTGGAATAGAGTAGAGTGGAATAGATTGCAGTGGAATAGAGTGGAGTGGAATAGAGTGGAGTGGAATAGAGTGGAGTGGAATAGATTGGAGTGGAATAGATTGGAGTGGAATAGATTGGAGTGGAATAGATTGGAGTGGAATAGAGTAGAGTGGAATAGAGTGGATTGGAATAGAGTAGAGTTGAGGACAAGTAGGTTGCGTATAGTACATACAGCTAGCAGtataatggagggagggagagagagagagagagagagagagacagagcgacagagagggaatAGAAGTAGAAACTGTTTAAAGCACAACTCCTGGGGACTCCATGTTGTTTTCTTAGGGGACTGTGAAATGAGCAGTCAGTGTGTGGAAACCTGCAATCCAATGTACCACTACACAGTCAACTTACTTGAGCATGTGACTGTATATTAACAATGGTATGATCTTTGTGTCCACAGGGAGGGGAGCACTGCTACTACCAAGGGAGGTTGAGGGGCTTACCAGAGTCCTGGGCagctctctccacctgtcttggCCTATGGTGAGATTCTCCCCATAGCTATAAACTGTCTGTCAATGGCCTTGCCTcaccacactgactcagtacattACTGGCACTATGGCTTTGATAAGCTATATGGTATCTTTGATCTTCATGTACTAATATTATTGCTATACAATGGGAGTCTTACAGATATATAAtgaatgtgttctctctctctctctctctctctctctttctctctctctctctttctctctgtctctctctcgttctctcagtGGTATGTTTTCTGATGGGATGTTCTCTTATGGGATTGAGCCTCTTTTCGACGGGACCAATCAGGTGAGTGTGTGGTGGCTGGGAGACAGCGGTATAGGTAGCCCTGTGGAGTAGTGTTGATGTTattgattcattcattcatagTAACATGGATGCAGATGAGGAATATGGAGCAACGTAGTAAAGATGGTATTGTTTTCTCCTCGTGTCTCATTGACTCCTCGCTAGACTGAGGGGGCCCACCTAGTGCGTAGGATGCCTGATGTCAGACTATCCTCAGACTGTCAAGGTACTGGCAACATCCTACATCCTCTGTCCTTTATACAATCATTCATGTTCATAACAACCAATGAGAAGACACATTGATATTGGTCGATCCATGCTCTTTGATGTCATTTCTCAGTCCTCCGTGTTGTATTGTGTCCAGACTGCACAGACGACAGTGGGGGGGATAGAGCCAGAGGTAATGGTGATGAGCAGATGAAGGATCCCCGGGTCAGTGAGGTGCTGAGGCGCTCTAAGAGACAGCTTCCGCGCAGGCCCACTGTGCAGTCAGAGACCAAATACATCGAGCTGATGGTGGTCAACGACTACGAAATGGTGAGTTGGCCTTTTCTGAAAAGAACTGATGTGTGTgagtccgtgcgtgtgtgtgacgcgcacacacactgtaCCTAACGTTTGCTGTCTGTCTGCAGTTTGTGCAGCTGCGACGCTCCACTACCCAGGCCAGGAACTTTGCCAAAGCAGTGGTCAATATGGCTGATGCAGTAAGAGCTCTGTCACTTCATACTTACCTGTTGTACTGATTGATACCCATCGTCATTtatgatgatattgttatgttgAAGTTAAAGCCATATCAATaatcataggctaggttgtagcctATAAGAACAAtcacacataaactcagcaaaaaaaaataaacgtcaTCTCAACTGTCAACATTGTTTATTTTCAGGAAATTTAACGTGTaactatttgtatgaacataacaagattcaacaactgagacataaactgaacaagttccacagacatgtgactaacagaaatggaataatgtgtccctgaacaaagcggggtcaaaatcaaaagtaacagtcggtttctggtgtggccaccagctgcattaagtactgcagtgcatctcttcctcatggactgcaccagatttgccagttctttctgTAAGATGTtactcgtcagagaagagcactttttttccagtcctgtctggtccaacaacggtgggtttgtgcccataggtgacgttgttgccggtgatgtctggtgaggacctgccttacaacaggtctacaagccctcagtccagcctctctcagcctattgcggacagtctgagcactgatggagggattgtgtgtccctggtgtaactcaggcagttgttgttgccatcctgtacctgtcccgcaggtgtgatgttcggatgtaccgatcctgtgcaggtgttgttacacgtggtctgctactgcgaggacgatcagctgtccttcctgtctccctgtagcgctatcttaggcgtctcacagtacggacatcgcaatttattgccctggccacatctgcagtcctcatgcctccttgcagcatgcccaaggcacattcacgcagatgagcatggaccctgggcatctttctttttagtgattttcagagtcagtagaaaggcctctttagtgtcctaagttttcataactttgaccttaattgcctaccgtttgtaatctgttagtgtcttaacgaccgttccactgatgcatgttcattaattgtttatggttcattgagcaagcatgggaaacagtgtttaaaccctttacaatgaagatctgtgaagttatttggatttttacgaatgatcttttaaagacagggtcctgaaaaagggacttctCTATTTTCGCTGAGTTTATCTTACTTATTATGTCCATGCTCCTAGATATGAATTTGTGTATACCAGCAGTGTATGTTTGGCCTGCAGATTTACAGGGAACAGCTGAACACACGCATTGTGCTGGTTGCCATGGAGACCTGGTCGTCGGCCAACATGGTTCCCGTGGTGACCGACCCGTTGACGACGCTGCAGAACTTCATGAAGTACAGGAAGGACAGTATTAAGGAGCAAAGTGACACCGTGCACCTCTTCTCGTGAGCGCCTCCCTGTCTATGTCCCCCTGAAATTAAAAATAGAGGAAGTTGATATGCTCCTGTATCTAACCTGGGGCAGTCTGTggcttgcgtcccaaatgccacACCATTCCCTcaatagtgcactacgtttgaccagagggCTCTGGTGAAACggagtgcactataaaaggaatagggtgccattttggacgagATCAGTATTGTTGACTGGTTGCAGCCGGTTTATATATACTACAATATGTCCTGGTCCTTTAGTCCAGGTttgacccctgttctcctccaTCTGCTCCAGGGGGCGTACGTTCCAGAGCAGTCGCAGTGGGGCGGCCTACACCGGAGGGGTGTGCTCTCTCACCAGAGGAGGGGGCATCAACGAGGTAAGAGAGACCTGTGTGTTTCCTACTCAGCTTCAAAGGACTGTGACTCACAACAATGGGCTCATAGTCCATGCTCATGGTTTAGGAACTGACACAACTGCTACATTTAAGAATGACTCTTCTTTGACTTCTTTGTTTCTTCAGTGAAGAATGTGAGGATCGTAACTTCAGTCAAAGAGAACGCCATTGATAcagggtggatgtgtgtgtttgtgttccagtaTGGGAACGTGGGTCCTATGGCCATCACTCTGTGCCAGAGTCTGGGTCAGAACATTGGGATGAGGTGGAATAACATACGCAGCTCTGCGGGTAAGGATGGTCAAATCAGGGGGatggatgatggagggagggagggagggagggagggaagaaagaggaaaaaaagaaagaaagaaagaaagaaagaaagaaagaaagaaagaaagaaagaaagaaagaaagaaagaagggaagggaagggggagagagagcaggcgagagagagggagagagagggaacaggtaCAGATAGTGTAAAGACTAAGGCGAGAGGTAGTGACAGGAGACCGGAGCCTATGGATTCAgtaaaaggagggaggaagggatggatggaaagaGGCAGGCAGCGATGGATTGAGTTTATTTCAAACTTTACTTGTGAAATTATTTAATTTTCTTCTCAAGGATTTACCTCATTAAATAAACGTAAGTTCCTTCTAGTCAAGATTAATGTCATTAACCATCACATTTTTTTTGCATGACTTTTCACTCCCTCTTTCACCCTCCTTGttttcctttccctccctctctccatctctctcaggaGACTGCAGATGTCCTGATTCTTGGCTTGGTTGTATCATGGAAGACACTGGGTAAAGATTGAcactacatatactgtacatacagtacatcagtcGACAGAACACATAATGTTCTCACAAGCGTTTGGCTTCGGCTTATTTAATACCAGATGGTACCATGGTGATTTGATAAGCTATTGTCAAATCCATCTACTACAATTAGCAGGTTTTTTACCACAGATAGTAACATTTCAGTCAGATtgcaaaattgtgtgtgtgtgtgtgtgtgtgtgtgcagatattACCTGCCCAGAAAGTTTTCTCGCTGCAGTGTTGACGAGTACATCCAGTTCTTGCTCCAGGGGGGCGGGAGCTGCCTCTTCAACAAGCCCAACAAGGTGAGGCTGGTGTGGGTGAGGGATGTGGGAGGCTGGCCTAGCCTGATGGTCTAGTGGGGAGTGGCGTGTAAGCTGAAGGTCCCAGGAGTGCCGTTATATATAGCCTAATTAATTATCCCAATGTCCTCATTTCTCCATATTAGATATTTACATACAGCTCTGTGCCCATCCTTgattatctctctcttcctcttctttacAACCTTCCCTTTTCCCTTCTTCCCCTCTTTTCTTCCTCCCATCCTacttgtctactgtctctccctctgtctgttctcgcctgcctctatccctccgtctctctgtcaGCTGTTGGACCCTCCTGAGTGTGGGAACGGCTTcgtggagacaggggaggagtgtGACTGTGGGTCTCAGCTGGTGAGGGTCTCTTTAAGGAACTGTAACCCATACATGATGAGGGACCAGAACCCTCCAGCATGGATGGGACTACTGCCAcagccctgtgggccctggttaaaagtagggcactataaaggTACTAGGGTTCCGTTTGAGACAGACACTGTCACGGTGACACGGAAGGGTTAATGTTGGTACGAGGAACAGTctcagtgactgtgtgtgtttgtctgtaggAGTGTGCCCGTAGTGGAGGAGCGTGCTGTAAGAAGTGTACCCTGACCCACGATGCCATGTGCAGTAGTGGCCTGTGCTGCAGTGGGTGCAGGGTGAGTCCCTCTACTCCACTCCCACCACCGCCTCATTTACATATTACTCATCACACTAGCTAGTCCACTCTATGGAGGCGGGTGCCTCTTCAGTATTTAACTCGTTCATTACCAAACATTTCATTACCAAACCTTTTTATTAAGAAGTTTTAATGATAAAAGCATCCGATCTTGAGTATTACGGGTCTGTTGGTGCTACTACGTGGCCCACCTCTCGTGACAGTACGAGGTCATGTGTGTCTGATGTTGTTCTTGTGTGTCAGTATGAGCTGAGAGGAGCGGTGTGCAGACAGGCTGTGAATGACTGTGACATCCCAGAGAGCTGCACAGGAGACTCCAGCCAGGTACGATGCTACACGATCTCCCTGGTGCATGCTGGGAGATGGAGTCTTTGGGAGCATGAGTTGGTCTGAGGTAAACCATACTGTATGTCATTTTCTTCTGTTGCAGTGCCCACATAATGTGCACAAGCTGGATGGATACATGTGTGACAGTAGTCAGGTAAGGCACACCTTTGTTTGAATGGGGTTTTGCTCtgcagtcagtgtgttgttgagATATGCCTGTCTGGCTGTTATCCTTTGTTTtcatcttcctgtctctctctctctctctctctctctctctctctctctctctctctgtgtctctctctctctctgtgtctctctctctgtgtctctctctctgtgtctctctctctctctgtctctctctctctgtctctctctctctctgtctctctctgtctctctctgtctctctctgtctctctctctctgtctctctctctctctctctctctctctctctctctctctctctctctctctctctctctgtctctctctctctctctctctctctctctctgtctctctctctctgtctctctctctctctgtctctctgtctctctctctctgtctctctctctctctctctctgtctctctctctctctgtctctctctctctctgtctctctctctctctgtctctctctctctgtctctgtctctctctctgtctctctctctctgtctctctctctctctgtctctctctctctctgtctctctctctctctgtctatctctctctgtctatctctctctccctctcgctctctctctttctctctctctccctctcactcctctctctctctctctctctcagggtcgtTGTTATAGTGGTCGGTGCAGGACTCTCGATGGCCAGTGTAAGGGACTGTGGGGCTACAGTAAGTACTAATGATTCATTCATTTCTTGAATATCTTTCACACCCCTGACTAATTCACTTGCCAGTAGTAATGTCTTGGTACTGTTTCTATGGCTATGCCCATGCCCATGACAGTCCTATGCCATCTTGTGGACTGATATGGAACTTCATCTGAGTTACAGACGGCGGTGAAATGGATctaatgtgtgttgtgttgtgtgtgtgctgtctcagATTCAGCAGACCGCTTCTGCTATGAGAAGCTGAATGCAGAGGGCACAGAGAAGGGCAACTGTGGGCCGAGTCCTGAGGGccagggatggctgcagtgcaaCAAGCCGTGAGCCTTCTATCACATGAGTGATAAGTCATTATTACACAATAGACATGACCAGAGTTATATTATTCTGATTGTTTTTCTCCCCCATCTTCtttcctctcccattctctcccttctccctctctcccattctctcccatctctttttcactcccctctctttctctctccccttcgctctctttctttccccttctccatctctctctctctctctgtctttctctctctctctctgtctttctctctctctctctc containing:
- the LOC112225723 gene encoding disintegrin and metalloproteinase domain-containing protein 11-like isoform X1: MLAVWCLVFAAVGERLAVSGDGRSTLLRDASLWDWFSPEERGDSSDIAVEVAYPKRLVQQMESEEEMSHGYLDTRMKNTTGGTPPVHLAQSCFQVETFGHTFTLDLELNHNLLSSDYVERHFHQDGKPSQSMGGEHCYYQGRLRGLPESWAALSTCLGLCGMFSDGMFSYGIEPLFDGTNQTEGAHLVRRMPDVRLSSDCQDCTDDSGGDRARGNGDEQMKDPRVSEVLRRSKRQLPRRPTVQSETKYIELMVVNDYEMFVQLRRSTTQARNFAKAVVNMADAIYREQLNTRIVLVAMETWSSANMVPVVTDPLTTLQNFMKYRKDSIKEQSDTVHLFSGRTFQSSRSGAAYTGGVCSLTRGGGINEYGNVGPMAITLCQSLGQNIGMRWNNIRSSAGDCRCPDSWLGCIMEDTGYYLPRKFSRCSVDEYIQFLLQGGGSCLFNKPNKLLDPPECGNGFVETGEECDCGSQLECARSGGACCKKCTLTHDAMCSSGLCCSGCRYELRGAVCRQAVNDCDIPESCTGDSSQCPHNVHKLDGYMCDSSQGRCYSGRCRTLDGQCKGLWGYNSADRFCYEKLNAEGTEKGNCGPSPEGQGWLQCNKPDVLCGFLFCANMTVKPKFGDLEGEVTSHTIYHQNKYLDCRGGHVLLEDGSDLGYVEDGTPCGPNMMCLERRCLPVAAFNLSTCSGSTLGRTCSDHGTCSNEVKCICDRDYTGKDCSVFDPIPDPTPPASTEKKGPSGTNIIIGSIAGAILLAAIVLGGTGWGFKNIRRGRSGGG
- the LOC112225723 gene encoding disintegrin and metalloproteinase domain-containing protein 11-like isoform X2 — protein: MGGEHCYYQGRLRGLPESWAALSTCLGLCGMFSDGMFSYGIEPLFDGTNQTEGAHLVRRMPDVRLSSDCQDCTDDSGGDRARGNGDEQMKDPRVSEVLRRSKRQLPRRPTVQSETKYIELMVVNDYEMFVQLRRSTTQARNFAKAVVNMADAIYREQLNTRIVLVAMETWSSANMVPVVTDPLTTLQNFMKYRKDSIKEQSDTVHLFSGRTFQSSRSGAAYTGGVCSLTRGGGINEYGNVGPMAITLCQSLGQNIGMRWNNIRSSAGDCRCPDSWLGCIMEDTGYYLPRKFSRCSVDEYIQFLLQGGGSCLFNKPNKLLDPPECGNGFVETGEECDCGSQLECARSGGACCKKCTLTHDAMCSSGLCCSGCRYELRGAVCRQAVNDCDIPESCTGDSSQCPHNVHKLDGYMCDSSQGRCYSGRCRTLDGQCKGLWGYNSADRFCYEKLNAEGTEKGNCGPSPEGQGWLQCNKPDVLCGFLFCANMTVKPKFGDLEGEVTSHTIYHQNKYLDCRGGHVLLEDGSDLGYVEDGTPCGPNMMCLERRCLPVAAFNLSTCSGSTLGRTCSDHGTCSNEVKCICDRDYTGKDCSVFDPIPDPTPPASTEKKGPSGTNIIIGSIAGAILLAAIVLGGTGWGFKNIRRGRSGGG